CTTAAAATCGTCATTGAAAATGATTACACCAAATAATGCTCAAAAAGAATATTATCTTACCGATGTCGTTCAATTTGCCGAAAGGGCCGAAAGGTTAATATTAGCTGATCCTACAGAATCCCTTGGCATTAACGACAGAATTCAACTTTCAAAAGCACAGAGAATTGCTCGCAAAAAGATAAACTACGAACATATGCTCAACGGTGTAACAATTATTGATCCAGATACCACATACATCGGTCCAGACGTTGTCATAGGTAAAGATACTGTTATTGAACCCATGACTTTCATATACGGACATACAGTGATCGGCGAGAAATGTGTTATAGGTCCGATGACACGAATAATCGATTCAAAAATATTTGATGATGTGAAAGTAACGCGTTCCGAAGTGGAAGGTGCTATGATACATAACGCTTGTTCTGTTGGCCCGTATTCTAGACTGAGACCGGGAGCAGTTTTGCTGGAGAACGTAAAAGTAGGAAACTTCGTTGAAATCAAGAAGTCAACCATCGGGAGTAATAGTAAAGCCCAGCATCTGACATATCTTGGAGACGCTGAAATAGGAGAAAACGTCAATGTGGGTGCAGGAACAATCACATGCAACTATGATGGTAAGAATAAACACAGGACAACCATCGGAGCAAACGCTTTTATCGGTAGTAATACCTCTCTTGTAGCTCCTGTGAGCATCGGTAAGAATTCCATTGTCGGTGCAGGCTCAGTTATAACGGAAAATGTTCCCGATTATTCACTTGCTTTGGGCAGGGCTAGACAAATAGTCAAAATTAACCGATACAGAAAAAACGAGGAAGGAGAATGAAAAATGCCTTTCCAATTGAATGAAATGAAACTGTTTGCCGGTTCGTCGAACGTACCTCTTGCTGAAAAGATAGCCAGGCATATGGGCATACAACTTGGAAATTGTGATCTTGGCAGATTTTCAGATGGAGAGATAAACATTAAAGTTGACGAGACTGTCAGAGGTCACGACGTGTTTATTATCCAATCAACATCAACTCCGGTAAACGAGAATCTAATGGAGTTATTGATAATGATCGATGCTTTCAAAAGAGCTTCTGCACATTCTATTGCCGCTGTGATTCCTTATTATGGATATGCCCGTCAGGACAGAAAAGCTAGGGGAAGGGACCCGATCACCGCAAAGTTGGTAGCGAATTTGCTCACGGTCGCTGGTGCGACAAGGTTGGTCACCGTTGATCTCCACGCAGAGCAGATTCAGGGATTTTTTGACATCCCCGTAGACAACCTCTGGAGTTTTCCCGTTTTTTCAAAACATTTCTTGAACAGCAACATTGTGGATATAAATGATGTTGTCGTGGTTTCACCCGACATTGGTGGGGTTAAAAGAGCCAGTAAATTCGCCGGGAAACTCGGAGTTCCTCTGGCAATACTCGATAAACGAAGACCCAAAGACAACGTTGCTGAGGTTGTAAATATCATCGGTGAAGTTCGAGGGAAGACAGCATTACTCTTTGATGATATAATAGACACCGGTCGTTCTCTGGTAGAAGCAGCAAAAATGTTGAAAAAACATGGAGCAATGAGAATTTTCGCCTGTGCAACTCATGGGGTGTTTTCAGGCCAAGCCCTTGAGTTAATAGCAAACTCTGAGATCGAAAAAGTTTATGTAACGGACACAATATGCCATAAGAAGTTACCAGCTAATGTTGAGGTTCTCTCTATAGCACCGTTACTAGGAGAAGCCTTAATGAGAGTGAGAAAGAACCTGTCGGTGAGTATTTTGTTCAGATAGAGGAGGGATTCGTATGCA
This genomic interval from Kosmotoga pacifica contains the following:
- the glmU gene encoding bifunctional UDP-N-acetylglucosamine diphosphorylase/glucosamine-1-phosphate N-acetyltransferase GlmU translates to MKAIVLAAGLGKRMNSNQPKVTHKILDKAMINWVLSAVFNAGIAPEDTIVVTGYKAETVEAILPEGVKTVRQLEQLGTGHAVMQVLESVELEGKVLVLPGDVPLIRAATLRNLMEKLAEGLEVVVLTTELNEPAEYGRVISKNGRVRIVEAKDATPEEKKIKEINTGIYVFSAEFLKSSLKMITPNNAQKEYYLTDVVQFAERAERLILADPTESLGINDRIQLSKAQRIARKKINYEHMLNGVTIIDPDTTYIGPDVVIGKDTVIEPMTFIYGHTVIGEKCVIGPMTRIIDSKIFDDVKVTRSEVEGAMIHNACSVGPYSRLRPGAVLLENVKVGNFVEIKKSTIGSNSKAQHLTYLGDAEIGENVNVGAGTITCNYDGKNKHRTTIGANAFIGSNTSLVAPVSIGKNSIVGAGSVITENVPDYSLALGRARQIVKINRYRKNEEGE
- a CDS encoding ribose-phosphate pyrophosphokinase yields the protein MPFQLNEMKLFAGSSNVPLAEKIARHMGIQLGNCDLGRFSDGEINIKVDETVRGHDVFIIQSTSTPVNENLMELLIMIDAFKRASAHSIAAVIPYYGYARQDRKARGRDPITAKLVANLLTVAGATRLVTVDLHAEQIQGFFDIPVDNLWSFPVFSKHFLNSNIVDINDVVVVSPDIGGVKRASKFAGKLGVPLAILDKRRPKDNVAEVVNIIGEVRGKTALLFDDIIDTGRSLVEAAKMLKKHGAMRIFACATHGVFSGQALELIANSEIEKVYVTDTICHKKLPANVEVLSIAPLLGEALMRVRKNLSVSILFR